Within the Salinirubrum litoreum genome, the region GTCTCGTCGGCACGGTCGCCTCGTTCTACCTCCACTTCGTCGGCCGCCGGTTCATCGGCGAGGGTGCGGCCGGTCGCATCCGCGACGACTTCGCCAGCGCCTACGACACCTTCCAGCACGCGGCGATGGAGACCAGCATGGTCACGGTCTGGGTCATCGGCGCGTATCTGGTCTACGAGTACAGCATCGTCGTCTTCGCGCTCGACATCGGCGCACTCACGGCGGCCGCGGGCGTCCTCGCACCGATCGGCGGCGCACTGCTGGGTCTCATCCCCGGCTGTGCCCCCCAGATCGTCTTCGCCGGCCTCTACGCCGAGGGGGCGATCCCCTTCTCTGCGCTCACCGCGAACGCGATCAGTCAGGACGGGGACGCGCTGTTCCCCCTGATGGCGATCGACATGAAGGCCGCCATCGTCGCCACCATCTACACGACGATCCCGGCGCTGATCGTCGGCATCGCGCTGTACTACGTCTGGCCATTCGCCGACTTCGGCTTCGGGGTGCTGTAGATGTACGACACGATCCTCGTCCCGACCGACGGGAGCGACCGCTCGCTGACGGCGTTGCGCCACGCGCTCGAACTCGCCGAAGCGGTCGACGCGAGCGTCCACGCGCTGTACGTCGTCGACACCGAGACGAGTTGGCTGACGGTCTCCAAGTCGGAGGTACGAGACACGCTCAGGAACGTCGGTGAAGACGCCGCCCGGCAGGCGCTGTCGAGTGCCGAGCGACTGGCCGCCGACTTCGACGTGTCGCTCGTCACCGCGACCCGCGAGGGGAGTCCCGACGAGGCGATCATCGACTACGTGACGAGCGAGGACATCGACCTCGTGGTGATGGCTACCCACGGGCGACAGGGTATCGGACGGCGGCTCCTCGGAAGCGTGACCGAGCGAGTCGTTCGGGACGCGCCGGTGCCGGTGACCACGATCAGCGAGTCCGCCGGCGACGGCTGAGTCGGTCGACGCGAGAGTGCGTGCGAGTCCAGTCCAGTCCAGTTCGGTCGACGCGCGAGTGGTCCTGCCCGGTTAGTCCAGTGGCTCTCCGCGCGCCTTGTGGTCGGCGACGATCCCTTTTCCCCACTCGACGGCCGCGTCGTCGTCGGTCGTCGCCACCGCCGCCACGATGCCGCTCTCGTCGTCGAACCCGGCGACCACGAGCGTCCCGTCGTAGATACCGATGTCCAGCGGCGACTGGTCGACGATGTAGGTCGTGG harbors:
- a CDS encoding universal stress protein produces the protein MYDTILVPTDGSDRSLTALRHALELAEAVDASVHALYVVDTETSWLTVSKSEVRDTLRNVGEDAARQALSSAERLAADFDVSLVTATREGSPDEAIIDYVTSEDIDLVVMATHGRQGIGRRLLGSVTERVVRDAPVPVTTISESAGDG